A genomic region of Caulobacter vibrioides contains the following coding sequences:
- a CDS encoding ABC transporter ATP-binding protein: MSDDVKPAAPLVLDAVALTLPSSAGPVNILRGVDLVVNPGERVAIIGPSGSGKSSLIAVGAGLEEPTAGQVRLFGQDLAKLNEDGRARLRRGRAALVFQSFHLLPNMTAEENVATPLEIDGARDAMATARDWLGRVGLSGRLTHYPHQLSGGEQQRVALARALAARPALLFADEPTGNLDGATATSVADLMFNLVTEVGAAMVMVTHDPVLATRADRIVRMADGRIVS; this comes from the coding sequence CGTTAAGCCCGCCGCGCCCCTGGTCCTCGACGCCGTCGCCTTGACCCTGCCCTCCTCCGCCGGTCCCGTGAACATCTTGCGCGGCGTCGACCTTGTGGTGAACCCCGGCGAGCGGGTGGCGATCATCGGTCCCTCGGGCTCGGGCAAGTCGTCGCTGATCGCCGTCGGCGCGGGCCTGGAAGAACCTACAGCGGGCCAGGTTCGGCTGTTCGGCCAAGATCTGGCCAAGCTGAACGAGGACGGCCGGGCCCGCCTGCGACGCGGTCGCGCGGCCCTGGTGTTCCAGTCGTTCCATCTGCTGCCCAACATGACCGCCGAGGAAAACGTCGCAACGCCGCTGGAGATCGACGGCGCACGGGACGCGATGGCGACGGCGCGCGATTGGCTCGGCCGGGTTGGCTTGTCGGGTCGCCTGACCCACTACCCCCACCAGCTCTCGGGCGGTGAGCAGCAGCGTGTGGCCCTGGCTCGCGCCCTAGCCGCCCGCCCCGCCCTGCTGTTCGCCGATGAGCCCACGGGCAATCTCGACGGGGCCACGGCCACCTCGGTGGCGGATCTGATGTTCAACCTCGTGACCGAGGTCGGCGCAGCGATGGTGATGGTGACCCACGACCCTGTGCTGGCCACCCGGGCCGACCGGATCGTGCGGATGGCCGACGGACGGATCGTCTCGTGA